In Sphingomonas sp. SUN019, the genomic window AGGGTGCGTGCGGCAATCGCAATCGACGCCTTGTCGCCGTCCTTCACGCTGATGAACGCCGCACCGGTCTGGGGCAGGATCGTTCCCGCGCCCAGCTGCGACTTGGCGAAGGCGATCGTGAAGTCACGATCGATCCCCATTACTTCGCCGGTGGACTTCATCTCCGGTGACAGTACCGGATCGACGCCGGGGAAGCGCGAGAACGGAAACACCGCCTCCTTCACCGCATAATAATCGATATGGCGGTCGATCGCCGGCAGATCCTTCAGTTTCTCCCCCGCCATCACGCGCGCTGCGATCTTCGCGATTGGCGCGCCGATCGCCTTGGCGACGAACGGCACCGTCCGCGATGCGCGCGGATTGACCTCGATCAGGTATACCAGCCCGTCCTTCACCGCGAACTGGATGTTCATCAGCCCCTTCACCGACAGGCCGTGCGCCAGCGCGCGCGTTTGGCGTTCTATCTCCGCGATCGTCTCGTCGGACAGGCTGTAGGGCGGGATCGAACACGCGCTGTCGCCCGAATGGACGCCCGCTTCCTCGATATGCTGCAGTACGCCCGCGACGACGACGTCCTCGCCGTCGCAGATCGCATCGACATCGACCTCGATCGCATCGCGCAGATACTGGTCGATCAACACCGGCGCGTCGCCCGACACCTGCACCGCGGTCTGGATATAGTTTTCCAACTGCGCCGGTCCGTCGACGATCTCCATCGCACGCCCACCCAGCACGTAGCTGGGGCGCATCAGCACCGGATAGCCGACGCGTTCGGCGACGATCAGCGCCTCTTCGCGGCTGCGCGCGATGCCGTTCGAAGGCTGGAGCAATTTCAGCTTGCTGACCAGCGCCGCGAAGCGCTCGCGATCCTCCGCCAGATCGATCGCGTCGGGGCTGGTGCCAAGGATCGGAATTCCCGCCGCCTCCAGCGCCCTCGCCAGGTTCAGCGGCGTCTGCCCGCCGAACTGGACGATCACGCCTACAAGCTCGCCGTTCTGCTGTTCGACATGCAGGATTTCCAGCACATCCTCCGCGGTCAGCGGCTCGAAATACAGCCGATCGGAGGTGTCGTAATCCGTGCTCACCGTCTCCGGATTGCAATTGACCATGATCGTTTCATAGCCCGCGTCCGCCAGCGCGAAGCAAGCGTGGCAGCAGCAATAATCGAACTCGATCCCCTGCCCGATCCGGTTCGGCCCGCCGCCCAGGATGACGATCTTCCGCCGATCGCTCGGCATCGCCTCGTTTTCCGGCTCACCGAACATCGGCGCTTCGTAGGTCGAATACATATACGGCGTCTTTGCATCGAACTCGGCTGCGCAGGTGTCGATCCGCTTGAACGCCGGCCGCACGCCCAGCTTCAGCCGGTGTTCGCGCACCTCGTCCTCGGTCACGCCGCCGGTCATCGCCTTCACCGCCTCATGGATCAGCCCCGATCCGCGCGCGATCCCGCGCCGCATTCCGCGCAAATTGGCCGATTGCAGCGCCAGATACGCGAGCCTTTTGTCGCTGAACCCCATGCCCTTCAATCGCCGCATCCCGGGTGCATCGATCGGCAGGCCGTCCTTCATCACCTCGGCCTCGGCCGCGATGATCTCCGCGATCCGCTCCAGAAACCACGGATCGTATTTCGCGATGGCATGGACCTCCGCGACGGTGAACCCCTCGCGCAGCGCCTGCGCCGCGACCAGCAACCGGTCGGGCGTCGCGACCGCCAGTGCGGCCTCGATCTCGGCGCGCGGTGCGTCGACAAGGCGGTCGACGGTGTTGAAGCCCGACAATCCGGTCTCCAGCCCGCGCAGCGCCTTCTGCAGCGATTCATGGATATTGCGCCCGATCGCCATGACTTCGCCGACGCTCTTCATCGCGGTCCCGAGAACCGCTTCGGCACCCTTGAACTTTTCGAATGCGAAGCGCGGTATCTTCGTCACGACGTAATCGATCGTCGGTTCGAACGAGGCCGGGGTTGCGCCGGTGATGTCGTTGGTGATCTCGTCGAGCGTATATCCAACCGCCAGCTTCGCCGCGACCTTGGCGATCGGAAAGCCCGTCGCCTTGGACGCCAGCGCCGACGACCGTGATACCCGCGGGTTCATCTCGATCACGATCAGCCGCCCGTCCTTCGGGTTGACCGCGAATTGGACGTTGGAACCGCCTGTTTCGACACCGATTTCACGCAACACCGCGATGCTTGCGTTGCGCATGATCTGATATTCCTTGTCGGTCAGCGTCAGCGCGGGCGCGACCGTGATGCTGTCGCCGGTATGGACGCCCATCGGGTCGATGTTCTCGATCGAACAGATGATGATGGCGTTGTCCGCACGGTCGCGGACCACCTCCATCTCATATTCCTTCCACCCGAGCAGCGATTCCTCGATCAGCACTTCGGTGGTCGGCGACAGGTCCAGCCCGTTGCGAACGATCGCGATGAACTCCTCGCGATTGTACGCGATGCCGCCGCCCGATCCGCCCATCGTGAAGCTGGGACGGATGATCGCGGGCAGGCCGACCTTCTCCAGCCCCTCCAGCGCCTCCGCCTCGTTGTGCGCGATCGCCGAACGCGCGGATTCCAGCCCGATCCGGTCCATCGCATCGCGGAACTTCAGCCGGTCCTCGGCCATGTCGATCGCATCGGCGTCCGCGCCGATCATCGTGACGCCGAACTTTTCCAGCGTACCGTCGCGGAACAGCGCCAGCGCGGTGTTCAGCGCGGTCTGCCCGCCCATCGTCGGCAGAACGGCGTCCGGCCGTTCCTTCTCGATGATCTTCGCGACCACCTCCGGGGTGATCGGCTCGACATAGGTCGCGTCGGCCAGTTCGGGATCGGTCATGATCGTCGCGGGGTTCGAATTGACCAGGACGATGCGATACCCCTCCTCGCGCAACGCCTTGATCGCCTGCGTACCCGAATAATCGAATTCGCACGCCTGACCGATCACGATGGGACCAGCGCCGATGACGAGAATGGAGGATATGTCGGTGCGTTTGGGCATATTAGAACGGCGATTTCTTGTTAATGAAGACTGCCTCGATCATCGGTTGTAAATCATCGTCGTTGATCTCATACCTGTCCTTTCCGTAATCCTTGCCACACACCCGCTTGATGCCGTGTGGCAAGTTCGAAAGATAATTAACGATCGCAGTACTGATGTCCTGAACGGCTACATCCGCTTTCAATGATACCGTGACGCTAAAATCATTGTAGACGTCGACTTCCTCTCCGAATCGATTGACTGCCCGCCGACACTTTGCCGGGATGGTCAATGTCATACCTTGGTCAACGCGAGCGACCATCAGCGCTGGATAGGAGTCGTAGCGGGCACTGCATAGCGGCAGTCCGTCTGCGCCGCGGACGTTCTCGGGACATGAGTAGGACCAGCGCTCGGGTGATATGTAAAACATCTTTCCTTGCGGCGTCGTCTGCGACGGCGTCGCCTGAGACAATCCAAGCAATACAGAGAGCAAGAACATCGAAGCGATCACCGCAATCCTCCCACAAACCGCTTGAACAGGTACAAGCTATCCTGCGGCCCCGGGCTCGCCTCGGGATGATACTGGACCGAGAATGCCGGTCGGTCGTTCAGTTCGATTCCTGCATTTGATCCGTCGAACAACGACACGTGCGTTTCGGTCACTCCCGCGGGCAGGCTGTCGCGCTCGACCGCAAAACCGTGGTTCATGCTGGTGATTTCGACCGCGCCATCGCTCAGCCGCTTGACCGGGTGGTTCGCGCCGCGGTGGCCCTGGAACATCTTGGTCGTCTTTGCGCCGACCGCCAGCGCCAGCAATTGATGGCCAAGGCAGATGCCGAACAGCGGCTTTCCCGTTTCCAGTAGCCGCCGGATCACCGGAACGGCATACTCGCCGGTCGCAGCGGGATCGCCGGGGCCGTTCGACAGGAAGATGCCGTCCGGCTCCAGCACCATGATCGTCTCGAAAGACGCGCCAGCGGGAACTAGCGATACCTTCGCTCCGGCCTGAACAAGGTTGCGGAAGATATTGTGTTTGCTGCCATAGTCGATCGCGACGACATGCGGGCGGTTGATCGTCTTGGACTCACCTTCCGCTAACTTTCCGTATCCGAAGCCCAGCCGCCAGACGCCGCCGTCCCAGCCGCCATGCGTCTCGCGCGTGACCTCCTTGGCCAGATCCATCCCCTCCAGCCCCGGCCACGACTGCGCCTGCTCGATCAGGAAGGGCACGTCGAACACGCCCTCAGCACTATGCGCGATCACTCCGTTGGGTGCGCCCGCGCCCCTGATCCGTCGGGTCAGCGCCCGCGTGTCGATGCCCGCCAGCCCGATCCGAGTGTGCCGCTTCATCCAGCCGTCCAGCCGCTCGACGCTGCGGAAGCTGGACGGCGCGGTCACGTCCTCGCGCACGATCATGCCCAGCGCGTGCGGCGTATCCGCCTCCACGTCGTCCGGGTTCGCGCCGACGTTGCCGATATGCGGAAAGGTGAAGGTGATGATCTGCCCCGCAAAAGACGGATCGGTCATGATCTCCTGATAGCCGGTCATCGCGGTGTGGAAGCACACCTCCCCCACCGCATGGCCCTCCGCCCCGAAACCACGCCCCCACGCCACCTCTCCGCTGGCAAGGACCAGGCACCCGGTTGCGCCCGGCGGAACGGGCGCATGGCTAGGGTTGGCGTCGGCCATGATCGGCGGGCACTCCTTGTGTGGATCAACGATGTCGCTAAGCCCCGCCCGCTAAACCTGCCCCTCGGGTGCGTCAATCTGTTAAGAGAAGATCCCATGATTCGAGACGACATCAAAGCCGCCCAGATCGCCGCCATGAAGGCCGGCGACAAGGAAACCCGGAACGCCGTCAGCCTGATGCAGGCGGCGATCAAGAACCGCGATATCGAGGCGCGGACCGGCGGCGCGGTGGCGGACGACGACGCGCTGGTGGTCGAAGTGCTGCAGAAAATGGTCAAGCAGCGTCGCGAATCGATCGCGATGTTCGAAAGCGGCGGACGTCAGGAACTGGCCGACGCGGAGACAGCCGAGGTCGCCGTGATCGAACGCTTCCTCCCCGCGCAGTTGAGCGAAGCCGACACGAAGGCCGCAATCGAGGCGATCAAGGCCGAACTGGGCGCGTCCGGCATGAAGGACATGGGCCGCGTCATGGCCGAGCTGAAGTCACGCCACGCTAGCGAACTGGACATGAGCAAGGCGAGCGGGCTGGTGAAAGCGGCGCTGGCGTAAGGTGACGCTCACGCCCGCCTTTCTCGACGAACTCCGTGCCCGCACCTCGCTGTCGACCCTCATCGGCAAGACCACCAAACTCACCAAAGCGGGCCGCGAGTACAAAGGCTGCTGCCCGTTCCATAACGAGAAGACCCCGTCGTTCTACGTCAACGACGACAAGGGTTTCTACCATTGTTTCGGCTGCTCGGCTCATGGCGACGCGATTCGGTGGATGACCGACCAGCGCGGGCTTCCTTTCATGGATGCGGTGAAGGAACTCGCCGCCGCCGCGGGGCTAGACGTCCCCGCGCCCGATCGGCAGTCGGCGGAACGGGCAGAGCAGCAGAAGGGCCTGCACGACGTCATGGCCGCGGCAGCGGCGTGGTTCGAGGCGCAGTTGGATGGGCTGGCCGGGGGCGAGGCCCGCGCCTTGCTCGACCGGCGCGGTGTATCCGAAGCGACGCGGCGTGCGTTCGAGTTCGGCTTCGCGCCCGACAGCCGGGGAAAACTGCGCACCGCGCTGAAGGAATTTGGCGACCCGATGCTGATCGAAGCCGGATTGCTCATCAGCGTGGAGGGCAAGGAACCCTATGATCGCTTCCGCGGCCGCCTGATGATCCCGATCCGCGACCCGCGCGGGCGCGTCATCGCGTTCGGCGGGCGCATCATCGGAGAGGGCGAGCCGAAATACCTCAACTCCCCCGACACCCCGCTCTTCGACAAGGGGCGCATCCTCTACAATCTCGATCGCGCCGCGTCCGCGGTGCGCAAGACCGCGCGGGTGTTCGTGGTCGAGGGCTATATGGACGTCGTCGCGCTGGCGCAGGCGGGCCTGGGCGAAGCGGTAGCCCCGCTCGGCACCGCGCTGACCGAGGCGCAGTTGGAGCGGCTGTGGCGGATGGTCGATGTGCCGACGCTGTGCTTCGATGGCGACCCGGCGGGACAGAAGGCCGCCTTGCGCGCCGCCCACCGCGCGCTGCCCATGCTCGCGCCGGGCCGCAGCCTGTCGTTCGTTACGCTGCCCCAGGGGCAAGACCCCGACGATCTGGTCAAGGCGAAGGGCGCGATCGGGTTCGAGGCATTGGTCCGCGAGGCCGAACCACTCGTCGATCGGCTGTGGAAACACGAACTCGCCGCCGAACCCGCGGTCACTCCCGAACAACGCGCCGGGCTGAAACGCCGCCTGTCCGACCTGGCGCAGACGATCGCCGACCCGTCGGTGCGCAGCGAATATCAGGCCGAGTTCCGCAACCGCTTCGACGACGCCTTCACCCGCGTCCGTCCCGCGTTCGTGCCCCGCGGCCCGATGGGCAAGCGCGACGCCAAGGGCAAATGGACCCCGCCCCCGCCCCCCACCACCAATGACGCCAAGGCGGTTCGCGCAGCAGGCGGCATCGATCGCGTGCTGGCGAAAGCCGTACTCGCCGGGCTGATTCGCCACCCGGCAGAGATCGCGCGGCATATGGAGCTCCTGGGCGGCCTGCGTTTCGTGGACGGCGCGCTCGGGCGGCTATTCGAGGCTGTGGTGGACGTCGCGCTGGAAGACCTCCGCGACAAGGGGGCGCTTGATAGCCGCCGCCTCGTCACCATATTGGCCAAATCCGGTTTTGAAACGGTCGCTTCCGACCTGCTGAGAGCCGACACGATGCCATATAGTTTCACGCAAAAGGTGGGGGACGCGGCGCGCGCCAGAGACGATCTGGACGAAGCGATCGCGATCCTTGTCGCCCGACCGGAGGTGGACGCGGCGCTGGCGGAGGCAACTTCCGCCATGCAGGCGCGCTTTACCGATGAAGCCTTTGCGCGGCAGGTGGCGTTGTTGAACGAACAACGGGCGCTGGACGAGCGGCTTGCAAATCTCGTGCAGGCGAACGAAGACGCCCGCGCGCTTGGTACCGAGGACTATTGATGGCGAAGACGAACATGGCGGAAGCCCCCGAAACGGCCGAAAACGGGGATGCGCCGCTGATCGATCTCAACGACGCGAACGTGAAGAAGATGCTCGCCCGCGCCAAGAAGCGCGGATACATCACCTATGACCAGCTCAACGAAGCGTTGCCGCAGGATCAGCTGACCTCGGATCAGCTCGAAGATGCGATGGCGGCGCTGAACGAGATGGGCGTCAACATCGTCGAGAACGAGGAAGCCGGCGAAGACGGCGAGCCGGAGGAACGCGCCGACGACGACGACGCCGAACCGGTCGACGCCACCGCTACCGACGACAATTCGCCGCTTCCGGAAAAGAAGAAGGAAACGATCGATCGCACCGACGATCCGGTGCGGATGTACCTGCGCGAGATGGGCGCGGTCGAGCTACTGAGCCGCGAGGGCGAGATCGCGATCGCCAAGCGGATCGAGGCCGGTCGCGACACGATGATCCTGGGCCTGTGCGAATCGCCGATCACGTTCAACGCGATCATCGACTGGTCGACCGCGCTGAACGAAGGCACGATGCAGCTGCGCGAGATTCTCGATCTCGACGCCATGCTGTCGAAGGGTCCGTCGGCCGAGCAGGTCGCCGCCGCCGAGGACGATACCGGCGAGATCAGCGAAAAGACCGCGGGCACCAGCTTCAAGGAAGAAGAAGAGCCCGAGGAAGCGCCGGTCGCCGAAGACGACGACGACATGACCGAGCGCCGCACGCCACGCCCATCCGATGACGAGGAGGAGGACAACACCCTCAGCCTCGCGCAGATGGAAGAGACGCTGAAGCCGCAGGCGCTCGAAAAGTTCGCAAACATCACCGCGATCTACAAGAAATTCTCGAAGATGCAGGCGGGACGCCTCGACGCGATGAGCGCGGGCGGGGAATTGTCGACGGGCGACGAGCGCAAATACCACAAGCTGCGCGAAGAACTGACCGCCGAAGTCGAGAGCGTCCAGTTCCACAACGCCAAGATCGAATATCTCGTCGATCAGCTTTACAGCTATAACCGGCGCCTGACTGCGCTGGGCGGGCAGATGCTGCGGCTAGCCGAGCGGCATAAGGTGAATCGCAAGGATTTCCTCGACCGCTATATGGGTCACGAACTGGACGACACGTTCATCGCGACCGTGCAGGGTCTCGACAAGAAGTGGACCGCGTTTGCGGTCAACGAAGGCGATGCTGTCGATCGCATCCGCATGGAAATCGCCGAGATTTCGCAGCAGACCGGCATGGCGCTGGGCGAGTTCCGCCGCATCGTCAACATGGTCCAGAAGGGCGAACGCGAAGCGCGGATCGCCAAGAAGGAAATGGTCGAAGCGAACTTGCGGCTGGTGATCTCGATCGCGAAAAAGTACACGAATCGAGGACTTCAGTTCCTGGACCTCATCCAGGAAGGCAACATCGGCTTGATGAAGGCGGTGGATAAGTTCGAGTACCGCCGCGGCTACAAATTCAGCACCTATGCGACCTGGTGGATCCGCCAGGCGATCACGCGGTCGATCGCGGATCAGGCGCGGACGATCCGCATCCCGGTCCACATGATCGAGACGATCAACAAGCTGGTCCGGACCAGCCGCCAGTTCCTCCACGAACAGGGCCGCGAGCCGACGCCGGAAGAAATGGCCGAGCGCCTATCCATGCCGCTCGAAAAGGTCCGCAAGGTGATGAAGATCGCCAAGGAACCGATCAGCCTCGAAACGCCGATCGGCGATGAGGAGGACAGCCACCTTGGCGATTTCATCGAGGACAAGAATGCGGTCATCCCGGTCGACGCCGCGATCCAGGCGAACCTTAAGGAAACCGTCACGCGCGTCCTGGCGTCGCTGACCCCGCGTGAGGAACGCGTGCTGCGGATGCGCTTCGGGATCGGGATGAACACCGATCATACGCTGGAGGAAGTCGGCCAGCAGTTCAGCGTGACCCGCGAACGCATCCGGCAAATCGAGGCGAAGGCGCTGCGCAAGCTGAAGCACCCGAGCCGCAGCCGCAAGATGCGGTCCTTCCTCGACCAATAAGCGAACGCCCCGGCGAAAGGGACCATCTGTCGCCGGGGCGCTCTTCTGGTCGGCGCGATGCGATGGGAGTGTCCGCATCGAACCGGTCTTCTTCAGGACAACTGCTGGACCGTGCCGCCGCCCCGATGCAGCCCATTCTAGCGGCGTCTCGTTAACCGTCCGGTGGCTGCATGATCGCCGCCAGTTACGCAATTCAGGAACGTGCCGGCGGGCGTGACTGAAATTCCGCGCGGTGATTTCGGTCCATTTCGGGTTTGTCGCGCACGGTTCGCGCAGCAGCATCACGTCCGAACCGGTCCGGCTGCCTTGCGAAGCCCGTTGTGCTGCGCGAGCCCTTCGTCATGGCAAACGCGCTTCCAAGCTCACCCGCCGCACAGCAATGTGTCACCGCATCGGACCTGGTCCGCCATTTTGGCATCTGGCAGGAACGTGCGGCGCGCGCGCCGGTGTACATTCTACACCGCGGCCGGCCGCGTTTTGCGCTGACCTCACTCGACGTCATGGATGCGCTTTGCGCACCACACAGCGCCGATTTGGGGGACGAGGCCGCGTTCGCCGCGCTGCTCGACGCCATCGATGAACTGGTGATGATCGCGGACCACGATGGCGCGATCGTCGCCACCAGCCGCGCCGTGCGCGCGCGCTTCGGCGATATGGTGCGCAGCGGCGCAAGCCCCGCCGCAATGGCGGTCGTGGGCGGCGGATTTTTGTCCGATGCGATCGCGCGCGTCTCCGTCAGCGGAATCGACGAGCAGGTGGAAATGGTGCCCGCGCGCTATCCGACACGCCGCATCGCCTGCGTTCTGTCGCCATTTCCGAACGGCTGCCTCATTCACATCCATGATCTGACGACCCAAGAAGATCTGGCCGTCACCCGCGCGCGCAACAACGCGATCACGGCTGCGATCGAGGCGAGCGGCGCGGTCGTCACGCGGATCGGCCTGCGCGGCTATCTGATCGACCCGCCAGTCGCGCTCGCCCATCTGATCGGTGTGGCGCGCGACGCGCTGGAGACTGTCCGCTTCGCTTCGCTGATCGACGTGTCGGGCCGGGTTGCTGTCGGCGAAGCGATGGAATCGGTGCTCGGCGACGCCGCGCCACGCCGTGTCGTAACCAGCCTGCTGGTCCGCGGCGCCGAAGCGATTCCGGTGACGATCGGCCTGTCGGCGCTCCGGCCGGCGACCCGGATCGAGGAATTGGTCGCGACCATCACCGTATCGCGCGCGGGCGCCCCGCACCCGTAAACCGCGTCTTTACACGCTTCGTATAAACCCATGCTTCACACCGGGCGGGAGGGTGCGCTTTTCGCGCCCAGGCGGGGGAATTGCGTGGCGACGGTAACGATTGCGGGACGGGCCGCGCTAAGCGAGACGATCGTCGCGATGGTCCAGGCGGACGGCACCGCCGCCGCCGCCTGGCCGAACGCGCTGATCGGTCCGGCGGTTGCGTTGCGCGATCTGGCGGACGCGGTCCACACCCTCTGCGCGCTTCATGCCACCGCACCGGGAATCGTCGATCTCGCACGACACGCGAACGGCGCACAGCCGATCCATGATGCGCTGGACGCCGCCGCCGATGCCTTTGCCGACGAACGCGCCGCGCTGGTGGCGCTGACCGCCGCGGTTGGTCCGTTGCCATCCACGCCCGGACAGGCCGAATGCGAAGCGGCGGTACTCGCGCAACGGCACGCGTTGACGATGCTGGCCCGGTCCGACCGCACCGGATGCGCGATCGGCGCGGCGGCGGCCTTCCTGCTGGACTGGCGCGGGATTCGTCGCATCCTGGACATTGCGACGGTGCGCGCAGGCGTGGAGCAGCGTGCCGATACGATGCCACGCGCGGAGGACGTCACCGCGCTGCTCGTCGACCTCGCGCCCAGTCCCGCCACCGAACGCGCGATCGCGTTCGGCGTGCAGCAATTGCTCGCGCAGCACCGCGGGGTCTGGCAACTTCTTGACGCCCGCGCCTCGGCCCGCCGCGACCGCTGACGCGGCTTGCACTGACGCGCACCTTCCCGCTATCGCCAAACCCGGTTTTCGAACGATACGGGAAATGGGCATGAAGCGCTTCGAGGGAACGCAGAGCTACGTTGCGACCGACGATCTGAAGGTTGCGGTGAATGCTGCGGTTACTCTCCGTCGCCCACTGCTGGTGAAGGGCGAACCCGGGACCGGAAAAACCGTTCTGGCCTATGAAATCGCGAAGGCGGTTGGCGCGCCGCTGATCGAGTGGAACATCAAATCCACCACGAAGGCGCAGCAGGGCCTGTACGAATATGACGCGGTCGCCCGTCTGCGCGACGGTCAGTTGGGCGATGAGCGGGTGCACGACATCGCGAACTATATCCGCAAAGGCAAATTGTGGGAGGCGTTCACCCATCCCACCCCGCCCGTCCTGCTAATCGACGAGATCGACAAGGCCGATATCGAGTTTCCCAACGATCTGTTGCAGGAACTCGATCGGATGGAATTTCACGTTTATGAGACGAAGGAGACGGTGCGCGCCGCCGAACGCCCGATCGTCGTCATCACGTCGAACAACGAAAAGGAACTGCCCGACGCATTCCTGCGCCGGTGCTTCTTCCACTACATCAAATTCCCCGACCGCGAGACGATGCAGGCGATCGTCGACGTCCATTTCCCCGGCATCCAGAAGATCCTGGTCAGCAAGGCGATGGACATCTTCTACGATGTCCGCGACGTGCCCGGTCTGAAGAAGAAGCCCAGCACGAGCGAATTGCTCGACTGGCTGAAACTGCTGTTGCACGAGGATATGCCGCTCGACGTGCTGCAGAACCGCGACCCGACCAAGGCGATCCCCCCGCTCCACGGCGCGCTGCTGAAGAACGAACAAGACGTGATGCTGTTCGAACGGCTGGCGTTCATGGCCAAGCGACAGGCGAACAAGGGCTGACAGGCCCAGCCTCTACGCCCGCGCCTCCAGGATCATGTTGAACGGCCCCTCCGCCGCGCGCCGCACACGCGAAAACCCAGCGTCGCGCAAAACGCCGGTGATCGCCGCCTCCCCGGCCTGCGCGCCCAGCGCGGCACCGACCTCCTGCGCCAGCGACGTCGGCACGCAGATCATCGTCGACGCGTTGTAGTACAGCCGACTGACCGGATTGCCGATATTGTCCTCAGGCCGATCCGCCGCGATCGGCTCGACGATCATCCAGTTGGCGTCGGGCT contains:
- a CDS encoding MoxR family ATPase, which gives rise to MKRFEGTQSYVATDDLKVAVNAAVTLRRPLLVKGEPGTGKTVLAYEIAKAVGAPLIEWNIKSTTKAQQGLYEYDAVARLRDGQLGDERVHDIANYIRKGKLWEAFTHPTPPVLLIDEIDKADIEFPNDLLQELDRMEFHVYETKETVRAAERPIVVITSNNEKELPDAFLRRCFFHYIKFPDRETMQAIVDVHFPGIQKILVSKAMDIFYDVRDVPGLKKKPSTSELLDWLKLLLHEDMPLDVLQNRDPTKAIPPLHGALLKNEQDVMLFERLAFMAKRQANKG